The Fortiea contorta PCC 7126 genome has a segment encoding these proteins:
- a CDS encoding NAD(P)/FAD-dependent oxidoreductase, with protein sequence MQQASHPTVILGGGFAGLFTALHLSQQNYSHPIILIEQRDRFSFKPLLYELLSGELQSQQVYPRYQELLAGSRVTFVQDRVTSIDLPQHRVELASGKIFDYSNLVLALGSQTTYFHTPGAAEYALPFTSGEQAIALRKHLRYKLYQAIQTTDSQHRQQLLSIAIIGAGPAGIELACTLADLLPIWYDELGGDANEIRVILVNRSREILKGDVNSHLRCTVQRACKNRVIPVDFLFDAAVTKIESDSVEYRQNEQTKVFRTGTIAWTAGTAPHPLLMQLPVANQRGRVVVTPTMQIADFPEVFVAGDCAVNQENPQPPTAQVAYQQGIAIAHNLQRMREKKPTQPTQIQMRGTLMKLGLNEGVANLFNKVQIKGQPGHLIREAAYLQLLPNPARNLKVTTEWLTDELFHRHRPFSHMQLGQTPFLPGVATVAAVLLLATPLAWRAAQPGQFQQNFGWTGIPTLLNHLTPSSR encoded by the coding sequence ATGCAGCAAGCGTCTCATCCCACAGTCATCCTGGGTGGTGGCTTCGCTGGACTGTTTACAGCTTTACATTTAAGCCAGCAAAATTATTCCCATCCCATCATTCTAATTGAACAGCGCGATCGCTTCAGTTTCAAGCCGTTGTTGTATGAGTTACTCAGCGGTGAATTACAAAGTCAACAGGTTTATCCCCGCTATCAAGAACTGTTAGCTGGTAGTCGTGTCACCTTTGTGCAAGACAGGGTAACATCAATCGATCTACCACAACACAGAGTGGAGTTAGCCTCTGGGAAGATTTTTGACTACAGCAACTTAGTTTTAGCACTAGGTAGCCAAACAACCTATTTTCATACTCCAGGTGCGGCAGAATATGCCTTACCATTTACATCTGGAGAACAAGCGATCGCTCTGCGAAAACACCTCCGCTACAAATTGTATCAAGCCATCCAAACTACAGATTCCCAGCACCGTCAACAACTGCTGAGTATTGCCATCATTGGAGCAGGCCCAGCTGGCATTGAACTAGCCTGTACACTAGCAGATTTATTGCCCATTTGGTACGACGAATTAGGCGGGGATGCTAATGAAATTCGGGTGATTCTCGTCAACCGCAGTCGAGAAATCCTCAAAGGAGATGTGAATAGCCATCTGCGTTGTACAGTCCAGCGGGCTTGCAAAAATCGGGTAATACCTGTAGATTTTCTATTTGATGCTGCTGTCACCAAAATTGAGTCAGACAGCGTGGAGTATCGACAAAATGAGCAAACAAAGGTTTTCCGGACGGGAACAATTGCTTGGACTGCTGGTACCGCGCCCCATCCCTTGTTGATGCAGTTACCAGTAGCGAATCAGCGCGGGCGAGTAGTAGTGACACCGACAATGCAGATAGCTGATTTTCCGGAAGTCTTTGTCGCTGGAGATTGTGCTGTCAATCAAGAAAATCCCCAACCACCGACAGCACAAGTTGCTTATCAACAAGGAATAGCGATCGCTCATAATCTCCAACGGATGCGAGAAAAAAAACCCACTCAACCAACGCAAATCCAAATGCGGGGTACATTGATGAAACTGGGACTTAATGAAGGCGTTGCTAATCTATTTAATAAAGTCCAAATCAAAGGACAACCAGGACATTTAATCCGAGAAGCAGCATATTTACAATTATTACCAAACCCAGCACGTAACCTGAAAGTGACAACCGAGTGGTTAACTGACGAATTATTCCATCGCCATCGCCCCTTTTCTCATATGCAACTCGGACAAACGCCCTTTCTTCCTGGAGTTGCAACTGTAGCTGCAGTATTGCTTTTGGCTACTCCCCTCGCTTGGCGTGCTGCTCAACCTGGACAATTTCAACAAAACTTCGGTTGGACGGGTATTCCAACATTACTCAATCACCTGACACCATCCTCTCGATAA
- the lysA gene encoding diaminopimelate decarboxylase: MVSTHPLGVQHVGGQYLPQNRSTNANLSPNQEMLPLTAKVNGNDCLEIGGCDVTTLVQQFGSPLYILDETTLRLACQQYRDAFQKYYPGASQVLYASKAWNCLAICAIAASEGLGIDVASGGELYTALQAGVSPEKIYLHNNNKSRAELILAIESGCTIVVDNWYELKTLVEIVEEREKSHPTRIMLRLTPGIECHTHEYIRTGQLDSKFGFDPNQLEELFTFISKQSALNCVGLHAHIGSQIFERQPHRDLAVVMVQWFKQATQHGLQLTELNVGGGLGIRYVESDDPPSITEWVKAICEVIQETCASENLPLPKLLAEPGRSLIATACVTAYTIGSSKVIPGIRTYVAVDGGMSDNPRPITYQSVYRSVVANRISAPITQTVTIAGKHCESGDILIKNAQLPEIKPGDILVVMGTGAYNYSMASNYNRLARPAAVVVGNGEANLILRRETYEDLIQQDCLPERLKV, translated from the coding sequence ATGGTATCGACTCACCCCCTTGGGGTTCAACATGTTGGTGGTCAATATTTACCTCAAAACCGCAGCACAAATGCAAATCTTTCGCCAAACCAGGAGATGTTACCTCTGACTGCTAAAGTCAACGGTAATGATTGCCTGGAAATTGGAGGATGTGATGTCACAACTCTAGTTCAACAATTTGGCTCTCCTTTGTACATTTTAGATGAAACCACTCTGCGTTTAGCTTGTCAGCAGTATCGAGACGCTTTCCAGAAATATTATCCAGGCGCATCTCAAGTGCTGTATGCTTCAAAAGCATGGAATTGTCTAGCAATTTGCGCGATCGCTGCATCGGAAGGATTAGGAATAGATGTAGCATCAGGCGGGGAACTTTACACAGCGCTGCAAGCGGGTGTCAGCCCTGAGAAAATTTACCTCCATAACAATAACAAATCTCGTGCCGAACTAATTCTGGCTATAGAATCTGGTTGCACGATTGTGGTGGATAACTGGTACGAGTTAAAGACTCTGGTGGAGATAGTGGAGGAGAGGGAAAAAAGCCACCCCACCAGAATTATGTTGCGGTTAACTCCAGGTATTGAATGTCACACGCACGAATATATCCGTACGGGACAACTAGATAGTAAATTTGGTTTTGATCCCAATCAGCTAGAGGAATTGTTTACTTTTATCAGTAAGCAATCTGCTCTCAATTGTGTAGGGTTACATGCTCATATTGGTTCGCAAATTTTTGAGCGCCAGCCCCATCGGGATTTAGCGGTAGTAATGGTACAGTGGTTCAAGCAAGCGACCCAGCATGGCTTACAACTGACTGAGTTGAATGTTGGTGGTGGTTTAGGAATTAGATATGTAGAGTCCGACGATCCCCCCAGCATCACAGAATGGGTGAAGGCAATTTGTGAAGTAATTCAAGAGACTTGTGCTTCAGAAAATTTACCATTACCAAAGTTATTGGCTGAACCTGGGCGATCGCTAATTGCCACAGCCTGCGTTACTGCCTATACTATTGGTTCATCGAAAGTGATTCCCGGAATACGTACTTACGTAGCAGTTGATGGCGGGATGTCAGACAATCCGCGTCCAATCACTTACCAATCAGTTTACCGATCTGTGGTTGCTAACCGGATCTCGGCTCCCATCACACAAACTGTCACAATTGCTGGTAAGCATTGTGAATCGGGGGATATTTTGATTAAAAATGCCCAGCTGCCAGAAATTAAACCAGGGGATATTCTCGTAGTTATGGGAACTGGTGCTTACAATTACAGTATGGCATCTAACTACAATCGCCTAGCCCGACCGGCGGCAGTTGTAGTAGGGAATGGCGAAGCAAATTTAATTTTGCGGCGCGAAACTTATGAAGATTTGATTCAACAAGATTGCCTACCAGAGAGACTAAAGGTTTAG
- a CDS encoding ATP-dependent Clp protease ATP-binding subunit — MFERFTEKAIKVIMLAQEEARRLGHNFVGTEQILLGLIGEGTGVAAKVLKSMGVNLKDARIEVEKIIGRGSGFVAVEIPFTPRAKRVLELSLEEARQLGHNYIGTEHLLLGLIREGEGVAARVLENLGVDLSKVRTQVIRMLGETAEVSATGQSGRTKTPTLDEFGSNLTQMATDNKLDPVVGRAKEIERVIQILGRRTKNNPVLIGEPGVGKTAIAEGLASRIANKDVPDILEDKRVVTLDIGLLVAGTKYRGEFEERLKKIMDEIRSAGNVILVIDEVHTLIGAGAAEGAIDAANILKPALARGELQCIGATTLDEYRKHIERDAALERRFQPVMVGEPTVDETIEILHGLRERYEQHHKLRISDEALVAAAKLSDRYISDRFLPDKAIDLVDEAGSRVRLINSQLPPAAKELDKELRQILKEKDDAVRSQDFDRAGELRDREMEIKAEIRAIAQSKTNGAGGDGIEPVVTEEDIAHIVASWTGVPVNKLTESESEKLLHMEDTLHQRLIGQEDAVKAVSRAIRRARVGLKNPNRPIASFVFSGPTGVGKTELAKSLASYFFGSEEAMIRLDMSEYMERHTVSKLIGSPPGYVGYNEGGQLTEAVRRRPYTVVLFDEIEKAHPDVFNMLLQILEDGRLTDAKGRTVDFKNTLLILTSNIGSKVIEKGGSGIGFEFAEDASESQYNRIRSLVNEELKQYFRPEFLNRLDEIIVFRQLSKAEVTQIAEIMLKEVFGRLTEKGITLEVSDRFKDRLITEGYSPSYGARPLRRAIMRLLEDSLAEEILSGRIKDGDIAYVDVDEAGNVNVTARQNRELLPQGVE, encoded by the coding sequence ATGTTTGAACGCTTCACAGAAAAAGCCATTAAGGTAATCATGCTGGCCCAAGAAGAGGCCCGCCGTTTAGGTCACAATTTCGTCGGCACTGAACAGATCCTCCTGGGTCTGATTGGTGAAGGGACGGGAGTAGCGGCCAAAGTTCTCAAATCAATGGGTGTCAATCTCAAAGACGCTCGAATTGAGGTAGAAAAAATCATAGGCCGAGGTTCTGGCTTTGTCGCCGTGGAAATTCCGTTTACGCCACGGGCAAAGCGAGTTCTGGAACTATCTTTAGAAGAAGCGCGCCAATTAGGCCATAACTACATTGGTACCGAGCATCTGTTGTTGGGCCTGATCCGGGAAGGGGAAGGTGTAGCAGCCAGAGTGCTAGAAAACCTCGGCGTGGATCTATCTAAGGTAAGAACCCAGGTCATCCGGATGCTGGGAGAAACAGCAGAAGTTTCCGCGACCGGCCAATCAGGACGTACCAAAACTCCAACCTTGGATGAATTTGGCTCCAACCTGACCCAAATGGCCACAGATAACAAACTCGATCCAGTGGTGGGACGCGCCAAAGAAATCGAGCGAGTAATTCAGATTTTGGGTCGCCGGACAAAAAATAACCCAGTGCTGATTGGTGAACCAGGGGTTGGTAAAACAGCGATCGCTGAAGGTCTAGCGTCGCGGATTGCTAACAAAGATGTCCCCGACATCCTGGAAGATAAGCGCGTAGTCACACTGGACATCGGCTTGCTCGTAGCAGGTACCAAGTACCGGGGTGAATTTGAAGAACGTCTCAAGAAAATCATGGATGAAATCCGCTCGGCGGGTAACGTGATTCTCGTGATTGACGAAGTGCACACCCTAATTGGTGCTGGTGCGGCGGAAGGCGCCATCGACGCAGCGAACATCCTCAAGCCAGCCTTGGCCAGAGGAGAACTCCAGTGCATCGGCGCCACAACCTTAGATGAATACCGCAAGCACATCGAGCGGGATGCAGCCCTAGAGCGCCGCTTCCAGCCTGTAATGGTGGGTGAACCTACAGTAGACGAAACAATCGAGATTTTGCACGGGCTGCGTGAGCGCTATGAGCAACACCACAAGCTAAGAATCTCTGATGAAGCATTGGTAGCAGCGGCGAAATTATCAGACCGTTACATTAGCGATCGCTTTCTTCCAGATAAAGCCATCGACTTGGTTGACGAAGCTGGTTCCCGCGTCCGCCTAATTAACTCCCAATTACCCCCCGCAGCCAAAGAACTAGACAAAGAACTGCGCCAAATCTTGAAAGAAAAAGATGATGCAGTCCGTTCTCAAGACTTTGATCGCGCCGGGGAATTACGCGATCGGGAGATGGAAATCAAAGCGGAAATTAGAGCGATCGCCCAAAGCAAAACCAACGGTGCTGGTGGTGATGGAATCGAACCAGTAGTCACCGAAGAAGACATCGCTCACATCGTCGCTTCCTGGACAGGCGTACCAGTGAATAAACTCACAGAGTCCGAATCCGAGAAGTTGCTCCACATGGAAGACACCTTGCACCAGCGCCTAATTGGTCAAGAAGACGCTGTAAAAGCAGTTTCCAGAGCAATTCGCCGCGCTCGTGTCGGTTTGAAAAATCCCAATCGACCCATCGCCAGCTTTGTCTTCTCCGGGCCGACCGGCGTTGGTAAAACTGAGTTGGCTAAATCCTTGGCTTCTTACTTCTTCGGTTCCGAAGAAGCAATGATCCGCCTGGATATGTCGGAATATATGGAGCGTCACACCGTCAGCAAACTGATCGGTTCACCTCCTGGTTATGTTGGTTATAACGAAGGTGGTCAGTTGACCGAAGCCGTGCGGCGCCGTCCTTACACCGTGGTGCTATTCGACGAAATCGAAAAAGCGCACCCCGATGTATTCAACATGCTGCTGCAAATTTTGGAAGACGGGCGGTTAACCGATGCGAAAGGTCGCACGGTGGACTTCAAAAACACCTTGCTGATTTTAACCTCCAATATTGGTTCTAAGGTAATTGAAAAAGGCGGTAGCGGTATCGGTTTTGAATTCGCCGAAGACGCCAGCGAATCTCAATACAACCGCATTCGCTCATTGGTGAACGAAGAACTCAAGCAATACTTCCGTCCAGAGTTCCTCAACCGACTAGACGAGATTATCGTCTTCCGTCAGTTGAGCAAGGCTGAAGTCACACAAATCGCCGAGATCATGCTCAAAGAAGTCTTTGGTCGCCTAACAGAAAAAGGTATCACCTTAGAAGTTAGCGATCGCTTCAAAGACCGATTGATCACAGAAGGTTACAGCCCCAGCTATGGTGCGCGTCCCTTACGTCGAGCGATTATGCGCCTATTAGAAGATAGCCTTGCAGAAGAGATTCTCTCTGGTCGCATTAAAGATGGTGACATCGCCTATGTTGATGTCGATGAAGCCGGTAATGTGAATGTTACTGCTCGACAAAACCGCGAATTGTTACCCCAAGGCGTTGAATAA
- the rimI gene encoding ribosomal protein S18-alanine N-acetyltransferase, protein MISLDLEIQSLTQEHLNVIVELDQACFGGLWTIDAYKRELDSPNSDFLGLFSPLSSSQLLGMGCFWSILEEAHITILAIHPQYHRQGLGQALLYSLLKTASDRGLERATLEVRVSNQPAISLYQKFGFKTAGRRRGYYQDNGEDALVLWLSDLQKPDFQSTLQQWQQILGDRLIQS, encoded by the coding sequence GTGATTTCATTGGACTTAGAAATTCAATCCCTAACTCAAGAGCATTTAAATGTAATTGTGGAATTAGACCAAGCCTGTTTTGGTGGCTTATGGACAATAGATGCTTATAAACGAGAGTTGGACAGTCCTAACAGCGATTTTTTGGGTTTATTTTCCCCGCTGTCTAGTTCGCAACTTTTAGGAATGGGTTGCTTTTGGTCAATTTTAGAAGAAGCCCATATCACAATTTTGGCAATTCATCCCCAATATCATCGTCAAGGTTTAGGACAGGCTCTACTGTATTCCCTGCTAAAAACAGCCAGCGATCGCGGCTTGGAACGAGCTACCCTCGAAGTCCGAGTTTCCAACCAGCCGGCTATATCCTTATACCAAAAATTTGGCTTTAAAACAGCTGGACGCCGCCGGGGTTATTACCAAGATAACGGCGAAGATGCTCTAGTTCTCTGGCTTTCTGACCTGCAAAAGCCAGATTTTCAGTCAACTTTGCAACAATGGCAGCAAATTCTCGGCGATCGCCTGATTCAATCCTAA